The following is a genomic window from Daphnia magna isolate NIES linkage group LG4, ASM2063170v1.1, whole genome shotgun sequence.
aaaaccggatTTTGGTTGATCGGCGTGAAGGAATGGTTTTAGTGCGTGACCCGAACATGTGAGAAACGGTTCACGACTTGTGTCCACGGGGATGTGCCATCGCTTAAATACCTTGAACTTTTGCGTGTTTCTCGATCAGCTTCTTGTTAGTTGGGAAAATTCATCGGTACAAAACCTGATTTCAATTAATTCTGTTTTGGCTTTTTCACTAGAGCGTTAAATGCTAATCACCATGGTGTTTGAATGAAACGCTAGTGGGTAAAAGCTCGTTCCAACAGTTTGACTTCTGGTGGCGTTgtccaatttttctttttttgcttatctttttaactaaaaacattttatgagaatcgtttttaaatattgtcAAAGGTGTGGCACTTGGCAACCTGAGcattcacaaaaaaaatttaataaaataaaactacCAATATGTTCTTGGCTAGAGAATTAGCGACGTGTCACATTTCGTATTTGAGCATGCCATTTTCAATGGCGTGAATGACGCTTTGCGAAATTTGATCAACATAGCTCCAGTCAACCACGTCGTTTTTGTCCTCCCCCTCGTCTTCTTTCCTACCAAAGGCGAGCGCTGCCGTACTGAACGGTAACGCGACGACCAGAACGATTCCCAGAGTTCCGACAACTAAGCCGATGATTGTCAAAGTTCTGACGACCCGGATCACTTTTCGAATGGCGTCCGCATTATTCACTTCGAATCGTGACAATTTCTGAAACAGGCTATGCACCAATAAATCCCATTTGTTTGGATAGGCGTGAAGCGGATCCGACGGATTGTAGGTTTTACTCGCTTCCAATTGCTTGCGGATGAAACCGATTGGATTAGTCTTCTTTGTAGTTCGGCTCAAGATCGACAGGCTATCATTCTTCAACGATTTCGCCCACAatttaaaattctttttcaattcgCAGTTGGTTTTTCGGATGCTCCATCGCTTGGAAGATGAAGAATTCTTAGGAGATTCCAGGGACGAAACGACCGCGATACATACCAACATTACTAGGCATGTGTAGCAactgtacaaaaaaaaatatatagatatataaatagaaagaatttcaaatggGTCGAATTTACATAAGGAAATGGGTGCGCCACAGGAGAtggaagaacaaaaaatgttaCCCCACTGTTGACGGCCTCATGTTGAAGAAGATCTTGCGCGATTATCCACGTGGCCTTAAAAGAGAAATATCCAATTTTTCTCTGAAATTACACACTTGTCTTTGTTTGTGTCACTAATGGTAAACCAAATGTACAGCCACTTTGTTACGACATATCACCGCGAGTCGCtcggaaaacaaaattaagcGCCGTCACGTAAAAACAATATCGGTAGTTTTGACCCAGCGTGAAAGAACACACACGTCTCAACGGTGCAATCGTCGCTATCGAAATGAATTTTCTTCTGGGTCTGAATCAtgctttaaaaagaaaaaaaaattcccaatcTTGGACTGGGATACGGCGTCGACCTGGTTTTCTAGACCAAATGCGCCTCTCGAAATGGGCGGTCCTTCAAGACGGGAAGGAAGACTAAAGCAAAACGGGTAAACCGGCTCCTTCTACTGGGTAAAAAATAActaagaaagagaaagaaaaaaaaaccttagaAGGCTTGACCATGCCAATGCGGAAGTTTTAAGACCGTGTTCAACGTTGTCTCTGCTCTTTTTATTCGTCTTCCACTGAgatagctttaaaaaaaaaaaaagaggtgtGACCCGTTCAAGTTATGCTGGCAGCCATGCGTGTATACGTTTGAAACTTAGATTTGATGGGAGGAATACTATGTCACTCACAGGCATCGCATGATCAATGACTCAAATATCAGCATATGCATTTCTTGATCCGATGTACGTTGTATTTTTCAGGCAGGTCCAGcgtccagtttttttttcgtgaacgAGATTATTAAGAAACCTGTACGCTTATTGCAGAAAGGTTTGCCGAGATAATCAGAAAAGTATCATCACCAAATATGGTggccaaagaaaaaagcctatacatttttcttgtctttttggATGTCATCTATCGAGTCGATTCTTCCAtcgaaaaaacaacaacaaacgggTGGTAttccaaaaaaagaattggacTTTGTTCCCCCAGTAGGTAACCTATATTTATTGGGCGCAAGTTCAAGCACGTAGCCACTTACATAAAACGTGGCCATGTGGCGTATAATGAAAAAATAGATTCAAAAATAAGGGGagagtacaaaaaaaaaaaaaaatttccgaaACACATGGCTGGTCTCGGTGACTTCGTTACGAGGAAATTGCGGAATGTTTTCCAGAGAGATTTTAAAACTCAGGGAAgcgttaaaacaaaaaaggaattttttttttaattgcacGTTGCGTTGacatgaagaagaaaaaggtaaaaatccAGTAAGCGCTAGTTTTCGTTACTtcaatgttttcatttattagctGAGATTTAATTAAGTTTGGAAGTTAATCCAtcacttgtttttcttctactTATTAATTCACTCGGAAATGGTTGCACAATGGTTGATGGAAAATAGACTACAAACGCGTCACGACTCGTAGCCTACGGGCTAATAACTTTCCACGGGATTAAAAATGTGCGTCGTCACGATGAAATTTCCATCCCAGCTGTTTTTTGCCAAGGTCTTGCGCTTTTTCGTCCTCCCGTTGTTAAATTAACGGCGAATCATCGTGACAGGGCCAGTTGACGGCTGTATCGAAAGTTTTTCTACAGAAAAAGATAATCTAGCGCCACGACTAAGAATACGGATATTTTTcgcaaaaagagaaacatttgTCAAAGACAAATTTGTCCATGTCGGGAAATGGTTAGTGAACAAACTGAACAAGGAAATGAACGGAAATGAATAAGGAAAGCAGAAATATATTCCGGATGTAACCCAATGCAAAATGGGAGTATGACAGCAGCGGGGAAAAGTCGAATGATTAACGGTAGAGCGAGTGTGTATTTAGTTAACAACATTCTTCAAAACCATTTCCAGGACAGTAGTGCTAGCCTATTTTCCTGAATTGCGCACGACAAGCCATGCGATTGACTCTTCAAATTCTTCTTATGCGGCACTACCAGAAAACGAGCTTGCATTATCGTGTACAAATTGTTTCGTAGAATAAAGAATTCTTTTGTCCATTCTATTGTCCactgtattttttattacaacTTCATTTCTTATTATAATAGCTTAGTATATAGAAGAGTTTCATGTATGcggatgtggccgagtggttaaggcgactgactcgaaatcagtttccctcTGGGAGCACAGGTTCGAATCCTGTCATCCGCGACTCTTCTTTTAcattcttttcctcttttccaATAAACATGTAAATTCAAGTGTAATGTGATATTTACTAAGTTGAAGTAAAGtgtattttgtttaatttgatCAAGAATTTGAGGAAGTTTTTGTGAAAATAAGACTTATAATCCAATACTTATTGTGGAAGAAATAGATTTTGACTTTTTGTGGAGAGACCCAAAGGTCCAACGAAAGTTTTCAAAGGTAGCATATTTTTTTCTGCTTGTGGAACGTCATTTCTCGCTCTCAAAGTATTAGGTTAAATTATTTCTTGATATAAGCTACAATAAATAAATCGATATCAACCATTTGTATATCTAGAAATTCTTAAATGACGCACAACTTATACGGCTTGAATAAATACATCGAattcttttcgtttcttgaTGAGATGAACCAACGAGAAGTCAGCGAAAGACGtaactaaaattttgtttttgaaagagCATTTTATTCGacatatttaattaagttacaaaaaatgactgaTGAGGGGACTATTGGTTTTTAACACGATACGCTTCGATAGCCTTGTAAACTTGACTGGCCATCATGTTGAGCTTTTCGCTGTCCAATTTGAAGCCCATTTCATCAGCGCGTCCTTTGAATGTGTTAAAACCTGTAAGGatagttttgaaaaagccaattccaGTAAACAAAGAGACGATccaaatggcaaaggccagCCCCAAAATGCCAGCAACGGCCCAAAAGACGACACCGGTGTAGGCGATGGCAAAATTTCCTGATGTCTTTAGTTGGTAGTCATTGCTTGGATGTAGAAGAGCTGGGAAACCGAGTTGTGTGCGGAAAATAGGCTCGTTGTTTGTTTCAAGAGCATCTGCCATAACAAGGGGTTCTTCTTGTTGTCTGCCACTTCTTAACCCGCTAGTTAGCGTAATCATATTTTGACTTGAAGAACCGGTTGTTGCGGGCGAGGAGCCGATTGCTGCAATTGCCGCTCCACGTGACAAGGAAATTGCAACAACCAAGTCCAGAACGACGGCCAAGATGAatttcattctattaaccGAAGGCAAACAAAGCAATTAACTTTAATTAACATCGTCTTATTCCAATTTTACTCGGCGGATATAACGAATAGCTAACAGAAAAActtgaaacaaattttacgtTCAAGTATTATAAGGAAATTAACACAAAATGGTTGCACTAAAATTCTGTGCCAACATTAAACTTGAAATACATTTTAGTCCATaacaaaaattaagtaaaaactaattaCTTTAAATGTAGAGGAGTTGGGATGAGCTGCTGAAGTTGGGATGTGAAAGACAAGTTGGTTCTGTTGAATGATGCAGTGCAGCTGCCTTTTATTGCAAATTTAGCCCGGATCGACCTTAGGTCACTCCAAACCACAACCAATAGCGACCCAAGATTTTAGCCCGGATGAGAATTGATTCATTAGTAGACTACACGTACATCcgcttttctctttctgttttcatatttttttttgtatgtcgTCAATACGATTTATCTGCCTCACATAGGGTGAAAATAGAGTCGAGATTAGGTCGAATGGACTGTCTCGAGACTTGACCCTACTGACCTAGTTCTCCTTGAATCGCACTTAAGGCTTTTacaaacctttttctttttacacaGCATACGCACCTAGTCTATACATCATAAGTCtgtatttttaaacattacgACTCCGTTGGGACGCATCTTAAGCCCTCCTGTTTCAGACAAACTCCAAAGAATTGATTGTTTGGACAACATTGCTAAGCCTCAAATTTAACTTGAATTCAAAGTTGTTTATGACAATGGCAGTTTGTGAAAATAGAAAGTGGCCAACATAAACTATTCTTCGTCATTGAAACATTTCACAATGTCGTGCAGATGTGCAAGTTTTCTTCTCAGTTTTCTtagtcataaaaaaaaattacgagGCATCCACTATACGACTCTAGTTGGTAAAATAGCACAACGAACAAGAGTCATCATACGGAGTTAATGGttggccaattttttttttctcacagtCATAATGTTTTACGCATAGTCTAGTTGTCATTCGACTCGTATATACCGTCATCCTGTGACCGCCTTTTTTTCCGCAAGTCTTAGAAGGATATGGAACGCCTTAGAATCTGTGTCCTTGCTAACTATGGATTTTGAGTGGATATCATACCAGCCATATGCTTCCGTGCTCTATTTTTGatatcttttcttcttcttttttgcttgCACAATAAACGAGAATCGCAACCGTCAATCAAAGAGTACTTTGCATCGGCTATTGATGTAAAAATAGCGATTCAGTTGTATATCCGCAAACCTAAATTATCTGAGTGGACTGTAATTATTGTACGCGCACTACACCGTACACGTTTGTATGTTAACGATTCATTTGTTTGACGTAACAAGTTTCTTACGgggaattttgaaaacagcCACACAAGGACATGCACATTATTAGTGTCAACCACATGTCTTGTACGTTTTTCTTGTCGCGGCTTTTGGCGAAAGCATCCGCGTTATGATGTGATGCATTCACATTATCGCTTAATTTTTGATCGGCAAATAGCCAACTCTATATAGCGGTAAAAGTATATAAGCAATAGTTTTTAAGTACTTGTTCAATGATTAAACATAATCAGCGTTACTAACGACGAGAAATTTTATTCCATCTGTTCCTGCTTTTTTCAGGTTGCCATGGTCAGACCGATGTCGAGAGTCATGGAACCGGGTCTGCTGGAAGCTTCCAGTACGTGATGGCTAGAGGACTcgttgtttgatttttcaacATGACAACAccttttttgcattttgtttcattccgGTTTTGTGTGCGTTTCTTTCCCGTGTATATACAAGATACAACAACTTACCAACATTTGTTGGAAACATTTTGACCTGAATCTGTTTGTTTTGACGGCAGGGTTATTGAAACTGATTTTACATTGAAAACGTTTATTGTTCGATTGCATTCCTTTTTGGCGTCATATAATCATTTCCATTTTGAGTTGACAAATGAATCTTTCTGATCGACTAGTGCATTTAAATTTTGCCAGAAACTTATAGATACTTTGGTACCTAGCTCAAGCATCCATATAAGTTCATTCACACTAGATATACCATCCTTACAGCAGGCTTGGTTGGTTCGAAACCCACCGGAAGTACATAATGCTCGGGTCTCATCAAACACCCTAATGTTCACTAAGTAGTATAACGGGATGTGGTATTGTATATAATCAACACCGCCACACAAATGTATATAGTCGTGAGAACAAACagataaaagttaaaaaaatttaagcaaaaataTTTTGACAACTTTCTTGAACATAACAGCGATTTCTAGACATTGATATACAAAAAGGGCTCTGACTAATCTGCATACTTTAATTCCCAGTTCGTTTGAGTACAAAAAAGATATGCCATAAATGTTTACGTATAAAAAAGTAGAACGCCAAGTCTATCAGTGCAAAGACACTGGTTCGTGATTTTTGTCAGTTTTTTGTGCATCAAATATTGAGAATTCcttttaaagtttttattttgaatttcctGGTTCAAACTACGACAAACCGGTTATTTGTTCAATGTAGTTTGATTGGTATTTAGTCATTCATATAGGAAGTCTGAAGCCGGTTTGCTATAACCTCATATAGCCGTACAATATGTTGACCTACATTGATAATGTTTGAAGACGAAATAAAATCTGCTGCTAAGAGGAAGAAAAAGCAATCGAACATGCAAACTTGAATacatgaaaatgtttaattctTCTCTGTACGTGTATCGCCCTAGGGTGTTCTTTGCATCTTGTACACGCATTATCTATACCTAACAGCAGCACATTTTGATTGAAAGGTTCCAGTAATACGTAAGcactaatttttaaaatctaataTTTCCAGTTTGTATTGCTCTATATTCATTATAGCTTGAAGATAAGTTATCATTACTTTTGAAAATATGGaaagattgaaaaaaatgcacGCGATCAATTATCCATTGGGCAAATGTTGATATCCTAGCCAACAGTCAGGTGCGAAGTATTATTGACTTTCATACAAAATTGTTCGTTTgcattcttgtttttttttttttatctttctagTGAGCGGGGTGAATGTACGACCTTTAGTTCACCTTGATCCGTTATGCCGGTGTATGTTTATACTTCAGAAATTAGTTTTGCGTCAAGATTAGTAAAATTGCCTTTATATAATATTCAATGGTGCAACATGTTGCATAAtaaatttccatttttctaAGCTCAGAATTTCTCCATTCCACCAATTTTTAATGCATTCAATCTTGAGCCATATAAAGGTTGATGTCGCATATAATTGCGAACCGAGTTGCCAAATTTGGGTTGGCTATAAATATAGCCAGGGCCACCCGTGGCGCTGAGGATCAATATCTCACCTGTCACTGTCATGACACGTTCCAGTCATTTACTGCAGTCCAATCGATTGTCTTTGGCGATGTTGCTTTTAACAGTTGTAGGTGTGGTGCATGGCATTCGTGACTTGACACAAGATGTCATCATCAGTCAACCGGAACCGTCCCGACTTTCTCCTGTCCGCTTAACGTCATTGTGGTCCAGTCGTCAGCAGCCGCCACGTTTAGTCGGTGTCGTTGAACCTGGTCGTTTGTTGAATATCTTCTTGGGTATCATCTTGGTTATGGGCTTTGCTGTTTTGAATTCTTATCTATTCATCGCTCTCGGAATAAGCGGCGCCTTGCCTCCAAGATTCGCAGCACGTCCTCGGGGTCGACCACCTCGAGGCGGCAATGTTGGCATGCCGCAATTTTCTCAACAGGTTTTCAATGCCCTGGACGAAAATCGTTTCACCATTGAATAAAACTCAAGCGTATTTCTTGTGCATTTCCAATGCCCCCACCACTCGCAGTATTGTACACCGTTTCTGCTTTTATTTATTGTAAATACTCGTTCACAATTAGTAGGAACAAATAcagattttattttctgtggAAGAATGTGATCGATCAACGACCACTCAACGTATAAAGACGCATCcgtaaataatataaaattatCATCATTAAATTAAGagtaaacaaacaacaaaatattgcCGGAACTGTTGAGTCCGTAGAGATGACGGTCAAGTTTACTCATCTCGCGGATTAGCGCAAGGGAACTGCTTCTTGCAATCGTCCTTGTAGGTGGCGGCTTCTTTGAATGCACGCAATGTGTTTTGCCAGCTATTGGGAACCCAACGGTCCAGAACCCTATGGGAAGTGAGCAATTAAAAACATTTAACTTCCTAAACATGCCTAGTTGTAGTCTACACGTGGATGACCCGCTTTCCACACCGTTTCGGATTAAAACCGCATATTATGAATGCGGTTAATCCGTATGTGGGAAAGAGCTCCGTGCATAAAATatgaatataaaataattaGGTGTGTTGAAGAAACGGAAGTCTTACATCAAAACGATTTCTTTGCCCGTAACATCGGCAACGTAGTTTCCGGCTAAACAGGCCGAATAGCGGAGGCAATCTTGATCGCCTAAAGCAGCACCGACTACTGTAGACATGACCTCAGGAGTAACGTAATCATAGACAGATGATGTTTTGTTTGTCATTTTCTCGGGTTCTGTTGGCATGGAAACGTCACCTGTTTTCAATAAAAACGTGAAAACCAATCATTACATACAACAGTTAATCATAAGATAACATTCCACGAATCAATGACAAATATTTGACTTTGATGATTATAGATTGGCCATCACCGTTGGACTGACACTGATTGAACtgaaaatggcaaaaaaacaaaaacagtgcTCGTACCTGTTTTGCCAGCTAACGGGACACCTTCGACTGACAGGAGGATGACCAAAAGAATCCAGACACAGGAA
Proteins encoded in this region:
- the LOC116920699 gene encoding uncharacterized protein LOC116920699 isoform X2, which encodes MLVCIAVVSSLESPKNSSSSKRWSIRKTNCELKKNFKLWAKSLKNDSLSILSRTTKKTNPIGFIRKQLEASKTYNPSDPLHAYPNKWDLLVHSLFQKLSRFEVNNADAIRKVIRVVRTLTIIGLVVGTLGIVLVVALPFSTAALAFGRKEDEGEDKNDVVDWSYVDQISQSVIHAIENGMLKYEM
- the LOC116920699 gene encoding uncharacterized protein LOC116920699 isoform X1; translation: MRPSTVGCYTCLVMLVCIAVVSSLESPKNSSSSKRWSIRKTNCELKKNFKLWAKSLKNDSLSILSRTTKKTNPIGFIRKQLEASKTYNPSDPLHAYPNKWDLLVHSLFQKLSRFEVNNADAIRKVIRVVRTLTIIGLVVGTLGIVLVVALPFSTAALAFGRKEDEGEDKNDVVDWSYVDQISQSVIHAIENGMLKYEM
- the LOC116920879 gene encoding uncharacterized protein LOC116920879, which gives rise to MRGFGLLAIFSCVWILLVILLSVEGVPLAGKTGDVSMPTEPEKMTNKTSSVYDYVTPEVMSTVVGAALGDQDCLRYSACLAGNYVADVTGKEIVLMVLDRWVPNSWQNTLRAFKEAATYKDDCKKQFPCANPRDE
- the LOC116920701 gene encoding uncharacterized protein LOC116920701, yielding MKFILAVVLDLVVAISLSRGAAIAAIGSSPATTGSSSQNMITLTSGLRSGRQQEEPLVMADALETNNEPIFRTQLGFPALLHPSNDYQLKTSGNFAIAYTGVVFWAVAGILGLAFAIWIVSLFTGIGFFKTILTGFNTFKGRADEMGFKLDSEKLNMMASQVYKAIEAYRVKNQ